The window CATGAATCAGGTTATGTCTATCCAGAGGATATTCCTGGGTTCTATAGAACACGGCAGGCTGTATACGGAGAAACGACAATCTCCATTTATCAGTATGAAGCTGCTCCGGGGGAAGCTGCCGGTGGTAGTAAGGAGGGTAATGATGAGTCTGCAAATTAGAAAAGAACGTGTCGCCATCTATCCGGGGAGCTTTGATCCGGTAACCATGGGACATATGGATATTATCCGGCGCGCAGCAAAACAGTTTGACAGACTGATTGTTACCGTACTCAATAATTTAAGCAAAAACCCGATGTTCACGGTGGAGGAGCGCACGGAGCTGCTGCGGCAGGCTACGGCGGATATTCCGAATGTCGAGGTTGACAGCTTCCGTGATCTGCTCGTTAATTATCTCCGGCAAAAGAACGCCCAGGTGATCGTGCGTGGGATTCGTACGGTCACCGATTTTGAGTATGAACTGCAGACCGCTTCAATAAATCATAGTCTAGATCCAGAGGTAGAAACCATATTCATGATGACTAACCCGAAATATTCCTATCTTAGCTCGAGTGTAGTGAAGGAATTGGCTCACTTTGGCGCGAATGTTTCGGACTTTGTAGCGCCTGAGGTCGAACGTGCTATGAAGCTCAAATTCAGCCAGCTGGACGCC of the Paenibacillus pedocola genome contains:
- the coaD gene encoding pantetheine-phosphate adenylyltransferase, with amino-acid sequence MSLQIRKERVAIYPGSFDPVTMGHMDIIRRAAKQFDRLIVTVLNNLSKNPMFTVEERTELLRQATADIPNVEVDSFRDLLVNYLRQKNAQVIVRGIRTVTDFEYELQTASINHSLDPEVETIFMMTNPKYSYLSSSVVKELAHFGANVSDFVAPEVERAMKLKFSQLDARTK